From the Euphorbia lathyris chromosome 6, ddEupLath1.1, whole genome shotgun sequence genome, one window contains:
- the LOC136232953 gene encoding uncharacterized protein, with product MDSSVQQFPVNHRKLSTDVKGNKTDIVICRYDDHFLVLATQIGTMGTILHARKEEGVSINPTFSVSVVFGKREEPMLVACARQLIEHLSNSGSSMPLVLSLGLKDHSMETLKGVVSAVIENRMW from the exons ATGGATAGTTCAGTCCAGCAATTTCCAGTCAATCACAGGAAGCTTTCTACGGACGTGAAG GGAAACAAAACAGACATAGTTATCTGCCGTTATGATGATCATTTTTTG GTGCTTGCAACTCAAATAGGAACAATGGGGACAATACTGCATGCTAG GAAGGAAGAAGGGGTGTCAATCAATCCCACCTTCAGTGTCTCTGTAGTATTTGGCAAACGAGAAGAG CCTATGCTGGTGGCCTGTGCTCGCCAACTGATTGAACATCTGAG TAACTCTGGTTCATCCATGCCCTTGGTGCTCTCTCTTGGTCTGAAAGACCATTCCATG GAGACATTGAAAGGGGTTGTTTCTGCCGTAATTGAAAATCGTATGTGGTAA